AGGAAATAGCTTAAATCGATTGATTGAAGAGGGGTAAAGGCGACATAAATGCCGCCCATTACCGTTGACGGCCATCGGCTCCTCAGCCTGTGCCGTGAAGATATTGTAACAGGATCATTACCGTTGTGAAAATACCTTGGGTGAATGGAACGGCTCTATCGTTCCAGAGGGCAAAGCCCTTTCTCTTCATCTGTTTAAAGTTAACATGAGAAACTAAAATGATAGGAAATACAAAATGACAAAAATCACTTGAAACAGCCAAAAAAATATTTAGAAAACTGTCCGGAAAAGTGTTGACACATCAGCCAGCAGTTTTATTTCTAATGCTAATGCCTGGACCGATGATGTTAACTCCCTAACAGATGTCAACACACGGTGTGAATTTGAACCAGAAACCCAATGCACATCAGCAGTACGTATTGGTGCAAAACTCGCAGGCGTTGACATGAATGGTTCCTCGATGACTACCATGCGTCTTGATGGTGCTGATTTACAAAGAGCTAATTTGTCACACTCTATCTTACAAATGTCCAACTTCAAGGGCGCAAATATGATGCTGATCAACCTTGAAGGCGCACATATGCATGCGGTTAACCTGCAAAATGCCAATTTGATGTTGGCGAATATGAAAAAGGTCAATTTACTCGATGCAGACTTGCGTGGCGCCAATCTACGCGGTGCTAACTTGCAAGGTGCTATTTTGATTCAAGCCAAATTGGGCAATGCCACTTGGACCGATGGTCGGATCTGTGCGCCTGAATCTGTAGGCGAGTGTCTATAATTAAGTATAAAATAGTAGGATGGGTATGGCTTTATCTGCCCACGCTGACTCAAGAGCTTATATTCAGGCT
This genomic window from sulfur-oxidizing endosymbiont of Gigantopelta aegis contains:
- a CDS encoding pentapeptide repeat-containing protein; the protein is MGAKLAGVDMNGSSMTTMRLDGADLQRANLSHSILQMSNFKGANMMLINLEGAHMHAVNLQNANLMLANMKKVNLLDADLRGANLRGANLQGAILIQAKLGNATWTDGRICAPESVGECL